From a single Chloracidobacterium thermophilum B genomic region:
- a CDS encoding PIN domain-containing protein produces MPKRTYVDTSVLVAAFKGQGEIGQRALSVLDDPERTLVVSDAVRLEALPMAHYHRQPQEAAFYEAVFSRAENIAWNVSALEQAQNIAEAYGIAAMEAVHIAHAIAAEVDEFMSAGKPTKPMFRVTGICMRSIRDA; encoded by the coding sequence ATGCCTAAGCGAACTTACGTTGACACTTCCGTGCTGGTGGCAGCCTTCAAGGGGCAGGGCGAAATAGGGCAACGGGCGCTGAGCGTGCTGGATGACCCGGAACGCACGCTGGTTGTCAGTGACGCGGTGCGCCTGGAGGCATTGCCTATGGCCCACTATCACCGGCAGCCGCAGGAAGCCGCTTTTTACGAGGCCGTGTTCAGCCGGGCTGAAAACATTGCCTGGAATGTTTCAGCCTTGGAGCAGGCGCAAAACATTGCCGAAGCCTACGGCATCGCTGCCATGGAGGCTGTCCACATTGCCCATGCCATAGCCGCAGAGGTGGATGAATTCATGAGCGCCGGGAAACCAACCAAGCCCATGTTCCGGGTGACTGGTATCTGCATGCGTTCAATCCGGGATGCTTGA